In one Spirosoma rigui genomic region, the following are encoded:
- the ffh gene encoding signal recognition particle protein codes for MFDTLQDKLNKAIKTLKGQGRITEINVATTIKEVRRALTDADVNYKVAKDITDRIRDKALDRKVLISVEPGQLFVKIVQEELTELMGGEAEGINIKGDPAVILIAGLQGSGKTTFSGKLAAYLKKQGRNVLLVADDIYRPAAIDQLKVLGEQVGVEVYSEPDNKNAVSIAQNAISHARKTGKRIVIVDTAGRLAVDEAMMNEIEAVKRAISPTETLFVVDSMTGQDAVNTAKTFNDRLDFDGVVLTKLDGDARGGAALSIKTIVSKPIKFISTGEKMEALDVFYPDRMASRILGMGDVISLVERAQQAFDEDEAKRINAKMRKNQFDFDDFLSQLQQIKKMGNVKDLLGMIPGMGKMVKDLDIDNESFKPIEAIISSMTPKERSRPDIIDGSRKKRIAAGSGTDITQVNNLLKQFDEMRKMMKKMNTMQASGKLNKLMK; via the coding sequence ATGTTCGACACACTCCAGGATAAACTCAATAAGGCCATCAAAACCCTCAAGGGACAGGGCCGTATTACCGAAATCAACGTTGCCACGACCATTAAGGAAGTACGCCGGGCCCTTACCGATGCCGACGTAAACTACAAGGTCGCCAAGGATATTACCGACCGGATCCGCGATAAAGCACTTGATCGGAAAGTCTTGATCTCGGTAGAACCCGGCCAACTGTTCGTCAAGATCGTGCAGGAAGAGCTGACCGAGCTGATGGGTGGCGAAGCCGAAGGCATCAACATCAAAGGTGACCCCGCCGTGATCCTCATTGCCGGTCTCCAGGGGTCGGGTAAAACAACCTTCTCGGGCAAGCTGGCCGCTTACCTTAAAAAGCAGGGTCGTAACGTACTACTCGTAGCCGATGACATCTACCGCCCGGCCGCTATCGACCAGCTGAAGGTGCTGGGCGAGCAGGTAGGCGTGGAAGTCTACTCCGAACCCGATAACAAGAACGCCGTCAGCATTGCGCAGAACGCCATCAGCCACGCGCGCAAAACGGGTAAACGAATCGTTATTGTCGATACCGCCGGTCGTCTGGCCGTCGACGAAGCGATGATGAACGAGATCGAAGCCGTTAAACGCGCCATCTCCCCCACCGAAACGCTGTTCGTTGTTGACTCCATGACGGGTCAGGATGCGGTCAATACGGCCAAAACTTTCAACGACCGGCTCGACTTCGACGGGGTGGTCCTCACCAAACTCGACGGCGACGCCCGGGGTGGTGCAGCTCTGTCCATCAAAACCATCGTCAGCAAACCCATCAAGTTCATCAGTACGGGCGAGAAAATGGAAGCTCTCGACGTATTCTACCCCGACCGGATGGCCAGCCGGATTCTGGGCATGGGCGACGTAATCTCGCTGGTTGAACGGGCGCAGCAGGCTTTTGACGAAGACGAAGCGAAACGCATCAACGCCAAGATGCGCAAAAACCAGTTTGACTTCGACGACTTCCTGAGCCAGCTGCAGCAGATCAAAAAGATGGGTAACGTCAAAGATCTGCTCGGTATGATCCCGGGGATGGGCAAGATGGTGAAAGACCTCGACATCGACAACGAGTCATTCAAACCCATTGAAGCCATCATTAGCTCCATGACACCCAAGGAGCGCTCCCGTCCCGACATTATCGACGGTAGCCGCAAAAAACGGATTGCGGCCGGTAGCGGTACCGACATCACGCAGGTGAACAACCTGCTGAAGCAGTTCGACGAGATGCGTAAGATGATGAAGAAAATGAACACCATGCAGGCATCCGGCAAGTTGAACAAGCTGATGAAGTAA
- a CDS encoding RagB/SusD family nutrient uptake outer membrane protein translates to MNKNYSVLFLLGLFLAGCSELEQVPQSTATRSAVFSNTGGLDLYVNSFYEGTNTGVLPNGNDIIRSDEMADFAARTQVPDFLRDGAYGPRQSTGWDWRPLRNINFFIANCTDPAIPVDTRRHYLGLARFFRAWFYFDKVKRFGDVPWIGQPMGIDDPALYNGRDPRAVVMDSVLADLDYATQNIKTTTDNSRSLITRSVAYGFKSRVCLFEGTFRKYRTSYNLGSTADKWLTEAVNAADKVMKEGGFSLNEAGGNDRSYRQLFISNTPVTNEIMLSAVADPTLSVYNDANWWWTSATYGARVSLIRTFVNTYLNIDGTPFTDKPGYQTLTFMDEVKGRDKRLQQTIRMGNYTRTNGGAVEAAPPVFSYTYTGYMPIKWSLDDTYYDGGTRNINSISLMRYAEILLNYAEAKTELGTLTNDDWAKTVGALRKRAGITAGLTTKPTVADAYLKANYFPNVSDPALLEVRRERGIELVLEGFRFSDIIRWNRGPLMEQTWNGFYVPALDKPLDLNEDGKNDVVFYKVKPATQLPGVTYINVAETVNGNSNPQRLKNDTSGELTWLNNITRKWDDKFYLYPIPENDRLVNPKLGQNPGW, encoded by the coding sequence ATGAACAAGAACTATAGCGTGCTCTTCCTGCTGGGCCTCTTTCTGGCTGGTTGCAGCGAACTGGAGCAGGTACCCCAGTCAACGGCCACACGGAGCGCCGTTTTCAGCAATACCGGCGGCCTGGACCTATACGTCAACTCTTTTTACGAAGGCACCAATACCGGTGTGCTGCCCAACGGGAACGATATTATCCGAAGCGACGAGATGGCCGACTTTGCCGCCCGCACGCAGGTACCGGACTTCCTGCGGGATGGCGCCTACGGACCCCGTCAGAGTACGGGCTGGGACTGGCGGCCGCTGCGGAATATCAACTTCTTCATTGCCAACTGTACCGACCCCGCCATTCCGGTCGATACCCGCCGGCATTACCTGGGGCTGGCCCGGTTTTTCAGAGCCTGGTTTTACTTCGACAAGGTGAAGCGGTTTGGCGACGTGCCCTGGATTGGTCAGCCGATGGGTATCGATGATCCGGCGTTGTACAATGGCCGCGACCCACGCGCTGTGGTGATGGACTCGGTGCTGGCCGATCTGGACTACGCAACTCAGAACATCAAAACCACGACCGATAACTCCCGCAGCCTGATCACCAGGAGCGTAGCGTATGGTTTCAAGTCGCGCGTGTGTTTGTTCGAGGGTACCTTCCGGAAATACCGCACCAGCTACAACCTCGGCAGTACGGCCGACAAGTGGCTGACCGAAGCCGTTAACGCGGCCGACAAGGTGATGAAAGAGGGCGGGTTCAGCCTGAACGAAGCGGGGGGCAACGACCGGTCGTATCGGCAGTTGTTTATCAGCAACACGCCCGTTACGAATGAGATCATGCTGTCGGCCGTTGCCGATCCTACCCTGAGCGTATACAACGATGCCAACTGGTGGTGGACCAGCGCGACCTACGGGGCGCGGGTGAGTCTGATCCGGACGTTTGTGAATACGTACCTGAACATCGACGGGACGCCCTTTACCGATAAGCCGGGCTACCAGACGCTGACGTTCATGGACGAGGTAAAAGGCCGCGACAAGCGCCTGCAGCAAACGATCCGGATGGGGAACTATACCCGCACGAACGGCGGTGCCGTGGAAGCAGCCCCGCCCGTTTTCTCCTACACCTATACGGGTTATATGCCCATCAAGTGGTCGCTGGATGACACGTATTACGACGGCGGTACGCGGAATATCAACTCGATCTCGCTCATGCGGTACGCCGAGATCCTGCTGAACTACGCTGAAGCAAAAACGGAATTAGGAACGCTCACCAACGACGACTGGGCCAAAACGGTGGGTGCCCTGCGTAAGCGGGCCGGGATCACGGCGGGGCTGACCACCAAACCCACCGTAGCCGACGCCTACCTGAAAGCCAACTACTTTCCGAACGTATCGGACCCCGCGTTGCTGGAAGTCCGGCGGGAACGGGGTATTGAGCTGGTGCTGGAAGGGTTCCGCTTTTCGGACATCATTCGCTGGAACCGGGGGCCGCTGATGGAGCAGACCTGGAACGGGTTCTACGTGCCGGCCCTGGATAAACCGCTCGATTTGAACGAAGATGGCAAGAACGACGTCGTCTTTTACAAGGTCAAGCCGGCCACCCAGTTGCCGGGCGTTACCTACATCAACGTGGCCGAAACCGTGAACGGAAACTCCAACCCACAGCGGCTCAAAAACGACACGTCCGGTGAGCTGACCTGGCTGAATAATATCACCCGGAAGTGGGACGACAAGTTCTACCTGTATCCCATTCCGGAGAATGACCGGCTCGTGAATCCCAAGCTCGGGCAGAACCCCGGCTGGTAG
- a CDS encoding endonuclease/exonuclease/phosphatase family protein, with translation MRVLIILLLGSLLTANPTFAQKDTPIVVASYNLRYDNKGDGINAWPNRKEQVKALVRYHEFDLFGTQEALRNQLNDVAELKGFAFIGAGRDDGKEAGEHSAIFYKKDRFKVLQSGNFWLSETPDKPGKGWDATCCNRICSWAKFSDQKTKKEFYFFSVHFDHQGVVARRESGKLMVQKIKEIAGNTPVMLAGDFNSTPETEQIKTIGTLLSDSRSVSASAPYGPEGTFNAFKFDAPMDKRIDYIFVSKQFDVLKYGVLTDAFEQRYPSDHQPVVAKVVLK, from the coding sequence ATGCGCGTATTAATCATCCTCCTGCTCGGTAGTTTATTGACGGCTAACCCCACCTTTGCTCAAAAAGATACCCCCATCGTCGTTGCTAGTTATAACCTACGCTACGACAACAAAGGCGATGGGATCAACGCCTGGCCCAACCGCAAAGAGCAGGTAAAAGCACTGGTACGTTACCACGAGTTCGACCTGTTCGGCACGCAGGAAGCCCTGCGCAACCAGCTCAACGACGTGGCCGAACTGAAGGGGTTCGCGTTTATCGGGGCCGGCCGCGATGATGGGAAGGAAGCGGGGGAGCACTCGGCTATCTTTTACAAAAAAGACCGGTTCAAGGTCCTGCAGTCCGGCAACTTCTGGCTAAGCGAAACCCCCGACAAACCCGGCAAGGGCTGGGATGCAACCTGCTGCAACCGCATTTGCTCCTGGGCGAAATTCAGCGACCAGAAAACGAAAAAGGAATTCTACTTTTTCAGCGTTCACTTTGACCACCAGGGCGTTGTGGCCCGGCGCGAGTCGGGGAAGCTGATGGTGCAGAAAATCAAGGAAATTGCCGGGAATACGCCCGTCATGCTGGCCGGCGATTTCAACTCGACGCCCGAAACGGAGCAGATCAAAACCATTGGTACGCTGTTGAGTGACTCCCGCAGCGTATCGGCCAGCGCCCCCTACGGTCCCGAAGGAACGTTTAACGCCTTTAAGTTCGACGCGCCCATGGACAAACGGATCGACTATATCTTCGTGAGCAAGCAGTTCGACGTGCTTAAATACGGAGTTCTGACCGACGCGTTTGAGCAGCGCTACCCATCAGACCATCAGCCGGTGGTGGCGAAGGTCGTGCTGAAGTAG
- a CDS encoding M61 family metallopeptidase, producing the protein MNYILRFVFALFIVTTARAQTIRYDVSFPNAIHHEAEVSLLVSQLPRQTAVFRMSRSSPGRYATHEFGKNVYNVRATDGAGKPLAINRTDGDVYEVANHAGTVKITYTLYGDYPDGTYLGIDPQSVHLNMPAGFMWVKGYDRQPITVRFTPPAGNVGLIATQLIPSADPHTFTAPGLQYFMDSPTKIGKLAVKEWKRTNTNGKPITFRLALEAAVADSTAERLASKLTRIVDQAGAVYGEWPAYDYGSYTFLASLNPYVKGDGMEHRNSTMITLPLAFTGTEDVLGVFAHEFFHCWNVERIRPKTLEPFNFEKSNMSNELWFAEGFTQYYGELLLVRAGFTPIDAYTETLAGALYTKLLTPGARSYSPIDASRHAVFVDAGTSIDRSNYVNMFTSYYPYGAAIALALDLELRGQFNKSLDDYMQAVWKRFGKTEVPYTVEGLASELGRLTNPGFATTFFQKYVYGHESIDYTGLLAKAGFTVTKANPGQAWMGTVRYGETPEGLVIRSNTVKETPLYAAGLDVDDVIKTIDGQAVSKTDALQARLAAHKPGDAVTVTYLHRGEPQTVSVKLAENPSYGVVPVEKAGGTLTPAQQQFRMGWLGAKAVK; encoded by the coding sequence ATGAACTACATACTCCGCTTTGTATTTGCCCTCTTTATCGTCACCACCGCCCGCGCCCAGACAATCCGCTACGATGTATCCTTTCCCAATGCCATCCATCACGAAGCCGAAGTAAGTCTGCTGGTGTCTCAATTGCCCAGGCAGACGGCTGTTTTCCGGATGAGCCGCTCGTCACCGGGGCGCTATGCCACCCACGAATTTGGCAAGAACGTATACAATGTCCGGGCGACCGATGGCGCCGGCAAGCCGCTGGCGATAAACCGCACCGATGGTGACGTATATGAAGTTGCAAACCATGCCGGGACGGTAAAAATCACGTATACGCTCTACGGCGATTACCCCGATGGTACCTACCTGGGGATTGATCCTCAAAGCGTTCACCTGAATATGCCGGCTGGTTTTATGTGGGTCAAAGGTTATGACAGGCAGCCCATCACGGTTCGTTTCACCCCGCCAGCGGGTAACGTCGGGTTAATTGCTACCCAGTTGATCCCCTCCGCCGATCCGCATACGTTCACGGCACCGGGCCTGCAGTATTTCATGGATTCGCCCACTAAAATTGGTAAGCTGGCCGTAAAAGAGTGGAAACGGACCAACACCAATGGCAAACCCATTACGTTCCGACTGGCCCTGGAAGCCGCCGTTGCTGATTCGACGGCCGAGAGGCTTGCCAGTAAACTGACCCGCATCGTAGATCAGGCAGGAGCGGTGTATGGCGAATGGCCTGCCTATGACTACGGCAGCTATACGTTTCTGGCCAGTCTGAACCCGTACGTAAAAGGTGACGGGATGGAACACCGCAACTCGACCATGATTACCCTTCCTCTGGCGTTTACGGGTACCGAGGACGTGCTGGGCGTATTTGCCCATGAGTTCTTTCACTGCTGGAATGTGGAGCGTATCCGGCCCAAAACCCTGGAACCCTTCAACTTCGAGAAAAGTAACATGAGCAACGAACTCTGGTTTGCCGAAGGGTTCACCCAATACTATGGTGAGTTGTTGCTGGTGCGGGCCGGCTTTACGCCAATTGACGCGTATACGGAGACGCTGGCGGGCGCTTTATACACCAAATTGCTGACGCCCGGAGCCCGCTCCTATTCGCCCATCGACGCCAGTCGCCATGCTGTTTTTGTGGATGCCGGTACGTCCATTGACCGCAGCAACTACGTCAATATGTTCACCTCCTATTACCCCTACGGAGCCGCGATTGCCCTTGCTCTCGACCTGGAGTTGCGCGGGCAATTCAACAAATCGCTGGACGACTACATGCAGGCGGTGTGGAAACGGTTCGGTAAAACCGAAGTACCTTATACCGTGGAAGGACTGGCCTCAGAACTGGGTCGCCTGACAAATCCCGGCTTCGCGACTACGTTCTTCCAGAAGTACGTGTACGGCCATGAATCCATTGATTATACCGGACTGCTGGCTAAAGCCGGTTTTACGGTAACGAAAGCGAATCCCGGTCAGGCCTGGATGGGAACAGTGCGGTACGGCGAAACGCCCGAGGGCCTGGTTATTCGCAGCAATACTGTGAAAGAAACACCCTTGTATGCGGCCGGGCTGGATGTTGATGATGTGATCAAGACCATAGACGGCCAGGCCGTTTCTAAAACCGATGCCCTGCAGGCGCGGTTGGCTGCCCACAAACCCGGCGATGCGGTTACCGTTACGTATCTGCACCGGGGCGAGCCCCAGACGGTAAGTGTTAAACTGGCCGAGAATCCCAGCTACGGCGTAGTACCTGTTGAAAAAGCGGGGGGAACGCTCACCCCGGCTCAACAGCAGTTCCGGATGGGCTGGCTGGGCGCGAAAGCCGTGAAGTAG
- a CDS encoding amidohydrolase: MKNCTKLLMAILLAPTLLLGQAKKAAKGTDKIDKLKAEAVAAVEANKVQAQQINDMLFSFSELGFQEEESFNYLTTLLEKEGFTVKKGISGIPTAWIATWGSGKPLIAVGSDIDCIPKASQKPGVAYKEPIVEGAPGHGEGHNSGQALNIVAVLAVKKLMERDKIPGTLMLWPGVAEELVGTKAFYVRDGYFKDVDACIFTHVGNNLGVSWGDNGYNGVISVKFNFEGQAAHAAGAPWRGRSALDAVELMNVGWNYRREHLELTQRSHYVISDGGDQPNVVPSKAAVWYYFRERTYPKIKKLFETGVKIAEGAAMMTDTKFSYEILGSAWPVHTNRPIAAAMYDNIKKVGLPTWTSDDQLLAHASQIELQAPKVEGLAVKLDSMGMPASTAPVVMMGGQAMTPMGGGSDDIADISWSLPTVVLRYPSNIPGLPGHHWSNAISMATPIAHKGIVAGAKAEAMTLLDMLLKPEIIKEAWAYYKDEQTKDIKYEPLISPKEQPAIYLNQKIMSEFKPKLTPFYYNPSKYKTYLEQLGITYPTLRDDQREAVKKAMEKSAPAKVTSSR, encoded by the coding sequence ATGAAAAACTGTACAAAACTTTTAATGGCTATCCTGTTGGCCCCTACCCTGCTGCTCGGGCAGGCCAAAAAGGCGGCCAAAGGAACCGACAAGATCGACAAACTCAAAGCCGAAGCCGTTGCCGCCGTTGAAGCCAATAAAGTTCAGGCACAACAGATCAACGACATGCTGTTCAGCTTCTCGGAGCTGGGCTTTCAGGAAGAAGAGTCGTTCAACTACTTGACAACACTGCTCGAAAAAGAAGGCTTTACCGTCAAAAAGGGCATATCGGGCATTCCAACCGCCTGGATCGCTACCTGGGGATCGGGCAAGCCGCTGATCGCCGTAGGCTCCGACATCGACTGTATTCCCAAAGCCAGCCAGAAGCCGGGCGTAGCTTACAAAGAGCCCATCGTGGAGGGGGCACCGGGCCACGGCGAGGGCCATAACTCCGGACAGGCTCTGAACATCGTTGCCGTGCTGGCAGTCAAGAAACTCATGGAACGCGACAAAATTCCCGGTACGCTCATGCTCTGGCCGGGGGTAGCCGAAGAGCTGGTCGGGACCAAAGCGTTCTACGTGCGGGATGGCTACTTCAAGGACGTAGACGCCTGTATTTTCACCCACGTAGGCAACAACCTCGGGGTATCCTGGGGCGACAATGGTTATAATGGCGTCATCTCCGTAAAATTCAACTTTGAAGGGCAGGCAGCTCACGCGGCCGGTGCCCCCTGGCGTGGCCGCAGCGCCCTGGATGCCGTTGAACTGATGAACGTGGGCTGGAATTACCGGCGCGAACACCTCGAACTGACCCAGCGGTCGCACTACGTGATCTCCGACGGGGGCGACCAACCCAACGTCGTACCTTCCAAAGCCGCTGTCTGGTATTATTTCCGCGAGCGGACATATCCGAAGATCAAGAAGCTGTTCGAAACCGGCGTAAAAATTGCCGAAGGAGCCGCCATGATGACCGATACCAAGTTTAGCTACGAGATTCTGGGATCAGCCTGGCCGGTACACACCAACCGCCCCATTGCAGCGGCCATGTATGACAACATTAAAAAGGTGGGCCTGCCCACCTGGACATCCGACGATCAGCTGCTGGCCCACGCGTCGCAGATCGAGTTGCAGGCTCCCAAGGTTGAAGGGCTGGCTGTAAAGCTGGACTCGATGGGTATGCCGGCTTCAACAGCGCCGGTGGTGATGATGGGGGGGCAGGCAATGACACCCATGGGTGGCGGTTCCGACGATATTGCCGATATCTCCTGGTCGCTGCCGACGGTTGTGCTGCGTTACCCCAGTAACATTCCGGGCCTGCCGGGCCACCACTGGTCCAACGCCATTTCGATGGCAACACCCATTGCTCATAAGGGCATTGTGGCAGGCGCCAAAGCCGAGGCCATGACGCTGCTGGATATGCTCCTGAAACCGGAAATCATCAAAGAAGCCTGGGCATACTACAAAGATGAACAGACTAAAGACATCAAATACGAACCGCTGATCTCGCCCAAGGAGCAGCCCGCTATCTACCTGAATCAGAAAATCATGTCTGAATTCAAACCCAAGTTGACGCCGTTCTACTACAACCCATCCAAATACAAAACCTATCTGGAGCAGTTGGGCATCACCTACCCTACCCTTCGGGACGACCAGCGCGAAGCGGTGAAGAAAGCGATGGAAAAATCGGCACCGGCAAAGGTTACGTCGTCACGCTAG
- a CDS encoding SusC/RagA family TonB-linked outer membrane protein — protein sequence MTKPVYLNKWLLGTLTPVAVQSALLVMSSHVSLANDGQVLRNRAPITTLVNSRRVDQTVTGTISDDKGEVLPGVSVVVKGTQRGTTTDAQGQYRISVPDASATLIFSFVGYLPQEVVVGNQTTLSITLKADSKSLDEVVVVGYGTQKKVNLTGAVDQVTSEVLDNRSLPNLSQGLQGTIPNLNLTMGDGKPTQSPSYNIRGTTSIGQGGSALVLIDGVEGDPSRLNPNDVASVSVLKDAASAAIYGARGAFGVVLITTKSPTKDRTSFTYSVNHSIKSPTTVPKYVTNGYEFAKMFNEGWSAWNDYAQTPQNINKTVRFSPAYLSELERRNNDPSLPKTVVDPTTGEYVYYENMDWYGELYKKSTSATEHNLAFSGSSGKADFYVTGRYYAQDGIFKYNSDDYKILSLRAKGSIQIYPWLKVGNNADFSSMKYHNPLNVGEGGSIWRNISDEGHTVAPMFNPDGTLTYSAAYTVGDFWYGKNGIDMDRRVFRNTADFSTKFVNNTFRVNGNFTFQTTDNNEFRTRVPVPYSRKPGVIEYVGTNYNDLQNLYRETFYTATNLYAEYEPRVGANHYVKALAGYNYEHSSFKRLELVRNGLIYPDAKDINLALGQSINTSGGSETWAILGGFYRLNYSFKDRYLLELNGRYDGSSKFPTSQRYAFFPSVSAGWRLSSEPFWKVSPKAITDLKLRASYGSLGNGSIASYAFQEQFAIAQSGRVLNGVRPQKTGQPTVIPDGLTWETSTTSDIGLDLGMLNNRLTFTGDAYIRKTTGMFTTGMTLPAVFGTDVPKGNYADLTTRGWEAVLTWRDKLRVASKPLNYEVRLTMSDYQATIDKFNNPNQRLTDYYAGQKVGEIWGFETAGYFTSLDDIANSPKQNLYKASNTGQLLPGDIKFRDLNGDGVINNGDNTVGNPGDRRVIGNSTPRYTYGIMLGADWNNFFISGFFQGVGKQDWWPGSEAGIFWGQYNRPYGKLPEWQLGNIWSESNPNAYLPRYRGYVAQNGSGELAQAQTKYLQNAAYLRMKNIQVGYNLPRPLIQKVGMSTARVFVSGENLLTWSPLYKITRDLDIENIGRSDQVLTDSNSGNGNNYPILKSFTMGLSATF from the coding sequence ATGACGAAACCCGTATACCTGAACAAGTGGCTACTGGGTACGTTGACACCGGTGGCGGTGCAGTCGGCGCTCCTCGTTATGTCTTCCCACGTATCCCTTGCCAACGATGGGCAGGTGCTCAGAAACCGGGCTCCGATCACCACGCTGGTCAACAGCCGAAGGGTCGATCAGACCGTGACCGGAACCATCAGCGACGACAAAGGGGAGGTGCTGCCGGGCGTGAGCGTTGTGGTCAAAGGTACGCAGCGCGGCACGACCACCGATGCCCAGGGTCAGTACCGCATCAGTGTGCCTGATGCGTCGGCGACGCTGATTTTCTCTTTTGTGGGCTACCTGCCGCAGGAAGTGGTGGTGGGTAACCAGACTACGCTCAGCATTACGCTCAAAGCCGATTCCAAATCACTGGACGAAGTAGTAGTCGTGGGCTACGGTACCCAGAAGAAAGTGAACCTGACGGGGGCCGTTGACCAGGTCACGAGCGAAGTGCTTGACAACCGCTCGCTGCCCAACCTGAGTCAGGGCCTGCAGGGTACCATTCCGAACCTCAACCTAACGATGGGCGATGGCAAGCCCACGCAGTCGCCCTCCTACAACATTCGGGGAACAACGTCCATTGGCCAGGGGGGCAGCGCACTGGTGCTGATCGATGGTGTTGAGGGCGATCCCAGCCGGTTGAACCCGAACGATGTGGCCTCGGTGTCGGTCCTGAAAGATGCGGCTTCGGCGGCTATCTACGGAGCCCGGGGGGCGTTTGGGGTGGTGCTGATCACGACCAAGAGCCCAACCAAAGACCGAACCAGCTTCACCTACTCGGTCAATCACTCCATCAAAAGTCCTACGACGGTACCGAAGTACGTGACGAACGGCTACGAGTTTGCGAAGATGTTTAATGAAGGCTGGTCGGCCTGGAACGACTACGCACAGACGCCCCAGAACATCAATAAAACGGTCCGGTTTTCACCGGCGTATCTGTCGGAGCTGGAGCGCCGGAACAACGACCCGTCGCTGCCCAAAACAGTCGTTGACCCAACCACGGGCGAGTATGTCTACTACGAGAACATGGACTGGTACGGCGAACTTTATAAAAAGAGCACCAGCGCCACCGAACATAACCTGGCCTTTTCGGGCAGCAGCGGCAAAGCGGATTTTTACGTAACTGGCCGCTACTACGCCCAGGATGGTATTTTCAAGTACAACTCCGACGACTATAAAATCCTGAGTCTGCGGGCTAAAGGCTCCATCCAGATCTACCCGTGGCTGAAGGTTGGCAACAACGCCGACTTCTCGTCCATGAAATACCACAACCCGCTGAACGTGGGCGAGGGGGGTAGTATCTGGCGCAATATCTCAGACGAAGGACATACCGTAGCGCCGATGTTCAATCCCGATGGGACGCTGACCTACTCGGCGGCCTATACCGTCGGTGATTTCTGGTACGGTAAGAACGGCATCGATATGGATCGGCGGGTGTTTCGGAATACGGCCGACTTCTCGACCAAATTCGTCAACAACACCTTTCGGGTAAACGGAAACTTTACCTTCCAGACGACCGACAACAACGAATTTCGGACCCGCGTACCGGTGCCGTACAGCCGCAAACCGGGCGTCATCGAATACGTTGGTACGAACTACAATGACCTCCAGAATCTGTACCGCGAGACGTTCTACACGGCCACGAACCTGTATGCCGAATACGAGCCCCGGGTTGGTGCCAACCACTACGTGAAAGCGCTGGCCGGCTACAACTACGAACACTCGTCGTTCAAACGGCTGGAACTGGTCAGGAACGGGCTCATCTACCCCGATGCGAAGGACATTAATCTGGCGCTGGGGCAGTCGATCAATACCAGTGGCGGTTCGGAGACGTGGGCGATCCTGGGCGGATTCTACCGGCTGAATTATTCCTTTAAAGACCGCTACCTGCTGGAGCTGAACGGCCGCTACGACGGCTCATCGAAATTCCCGACCAGCCAGCGCTACGCGTTCTTTCCATCGGTGTCGGCGGGCTGGCGCCTGTCCAGCGAGCCGTTCTGGAAGGTGTCACCCAAGGCCATTACCGACCTGAAGCTGCGCGCGTCTTATGGCTCGCTGGGTAATGGTAGTATTGCCTCCTACGCATTTCAGGAGCAGTTCGCTATTGCGCAGTCCGGGCGGGTGTTGAACGGGGTGAGGCCACAAAAGACCGGCCAGCCAACGGTTATTCCCGACGGGCTGACCTGGGAAACATCGACTACGTCGGATATTGGTCTGGACCTGGGGATGCTCAATAACCGGCTGACCTTTACGGGCGATGCCTACATCCGGAAAACTACCGGGATGTTCACCACGGGGATGACCCTGCCCGCCGTATTCGGGACCGACGTGCCGAAGGGTAACTACGCCGACCTGACCACGCGGGGCTGGGAAGCCGTGCTGACCTGGCGCGATAAGCTGCGGGTGGCTAGCAAACCCCTGAACTACGAAGTGCGCCTGACCATGTCTGATTACCAGGCCACCATCGACAAGTTCAATAACCCCAACCAGCGCCTGACGGATTACTACGCCGGGCAGAAAGTGGGCGAAATCTGGGGCTTCGAAACGGCCGGGTACTTCACCTCGCTGGACGATATTGCCAACTCGCCCAAACAGAATCTGTACAAAGCCTCGAATACGGGCCAACTGCTGCCGGGCGACATCAAGTTCCGGGACCTCAACGGTGATGGCGTTATCAACAATGGCGACAATACGGTGGGTAACCCCGGCGACCGGCGCGTCATTGGTAACTCGACACCCCGCTACACCTACGGTATTATGCTGGGGGCCGACTGGAATAACTTCTTCATTTCGGGATTCTTCCAGGGCGTTGGCAAGCAGGATTGGTGGCCGGGTTCGGAAGCGGGTATTTTCTGGGGCCAGTATAACCGTCCGTATGGCAAGCTGCCCGAGTGGCAGTTGGGTAACATCTGGTCCGAGTCAAACCCCAACGCCTACCTGCCCCGCTACCGCGGTTACGTTGCGCAGAATGGTTCGGGCGAGCTGGCGCAGGCCCAGACCAAATACCTCCAGAATGCGGCTTACCTCCGGATGAAGAACATCCAGGTGGGGTATAACCTGCCCCGGCCGCTGATCCAGAAAGTGGGCATGAGTACCGCCCGCGTGTTTGTGTCGGGCGAGAACTTGCTCACCTGGTCGCCACTCTACAAGATCACCCGCGATCTGGACATCGAGAACATCGGCCGGTCTGACCAGGTGCTAACAGACAGCAACAGTGGCAACGGCAACAACTACCCGATCCTGAAGAGCTTCACCATGGGTTTGTCGGCCACGTTTTAA